Below is a window of Gemmatimonadota bacterium DNA.
ACACCATCCCCGGCAACCTGGCCAAGAACGAACTCCGGAACCGTTCTCGCAACCCGGTATTCCTCTTTCAGAGTCTCGTGTCCAAGTGGAAGGAGGAGGACCGTCCCTTGGAGTGGGAAGATCCGCGCAACCGACCCGACGACCTTTATCGGAAGCGGTTTCTCGTGCGAAGGGTCGAGGATGCCGTTGCTCAGCTCTCGCCGGACCACCGGGTCGTCTTCCTGCTTCGCGAGTTCGAAGGGAAGTCCTACGAGGAGATCGCCGGGATCGTCGGTTGCAACCTGGGCACCGTAAAGAGCAGGCTGAACCGAGCCCGCAACAACTTCGCCCGCATCGTGGCGCCGATGGTCGACTGACCTTGATGGTCGACTGACCTTATCGAATAGGCGACGGCTTCGGAGGGCGGCCCCGGGATTCGCGACAGCCGCGCTTCGGGCTCCGGCTCCGGAACCGGAGGTGCCCGGATTTGTAGTAGTTGGCATGT
It encodes the following:
- a CDS encoding sigma-70 family RNA polymerase sigma factor, which gives rise to TIPGNLAKNELRNRSRNPVFLFQSLVSKWKEEDRPLEWEDPRNRPDDLYRKRFLVRRVEDAVAQLSPDHRVVFLLREFEGKSYEEIAGIVGCNLGTVKSRLNRARNNFARIVAPMVD